Proteins encoded together in one Caldicellulosiruptor saccharolyticus DSM 8903 window:
- a CDS encoding alpha-amylase family protein: MIKCKKSGKPFFNIWFGNFYEPAFSDKKFIENAIEEIKEMGFNSVMLDSKSWADFFDRYAGKSPSQYVEMQEYMMKVIKEKGLSHNFLAIYLNGDNLYPEIRFSPPVLGESIVGIDGKKERWYKYWSCKAHKVMEEHVKGLLKLYSDNHTILEVNEEEKIPLCSMWDPVVAPSFDDEGISRYQNWLKTKYKGNIEVLNQAYNTNFISFEEISPYDYWFELKFKERKLTENDILLLTPAFRIFVDNMLWRLQELKEYFMIMQKRFKEYDSRLFLIPNLSQWNILFNYTENTDEISFGDLWDTAYRGLDPYEIKDFVDICTFTTVPVDPVGETEPYVVSCQANMIRCMNENRDFIVGLFIGRYIYNDIYRYITPAEMIGSIVGSGAKGYFVYGYCGLDDGGLLHKMGENIKASIKVGNQWAAEVIPRLKNRVKSQVAILYPSAMALLEPLSIENNKERRMDFLGWYKSLCDAGYMVDIIHLNQIEKGALDNYKILILPANICYKADRRALAEEKIREWVERGGIIIHGPHDMLVECIFGFKGKPHTKDCVIYKEGIVPVSIRYKYFEGEEIIAAYDSDRKGCIVRNRFGEGFIYSFGFDYGYSYISKKILGIPREKGNREFYPVPYVSDDPFKRIVSFHLKPASESVTGKDIECCLFENGIVIINHSNFPLNVSPFEGQKIFQIKVNDDVLIPHSAVCIITH, from the coding sequence TTGATTAAATGTAAGAAGTCAGGTAAACCTTTTTTTAATATTTGGTTTGGCAACTTCTATGAACCAGCTTTTAGCGATAAGAAGTTCATCGAAAATGCTATAGAAGAAATAAAAGAAATGGGATTTAACAGTGTTATGCTTGATTCAAAAAGTTGGGCTGATTTTTTTGATAGGTATGCAGGAAAATCCCCGTCGCAATATGTAGAAATGCAAGAGTACATGATGAAAGTTATAAAAGAAAAAGGATTGTCTCATAACTTTTTAGCCATTTACCTCAATGGAGATAATTTATATCCAGAAATAAGATTTAGTCCTCCAGTATTAGGTGAAAGTATTGTTGGAATCGACGGGAAAAAAGAGCGATGGTACAAGTATTGGTCTTGTAAGGCTCATAAAGTAATGGAAGAGCACGTGAAAGGCTTGTTAAAGCTTTATTCTGATAATCATACTATCCTTGAAGTAAATGAAGAAGAAAAGATTCCTCTTTGTAGTATGTGGGACCCTGTAGTAGCTCCAAGTTTTGATGATGAAGGGATAAGTAGATACCAAAATTGGTTGAAAACGAAATATAAGGGTAATATAGAAGTATTAAACCAAGCATATAACACTAATTTCATAAGCTTTGAAGAAATCAGTCCTTATGATTATTGGTTTGAGCTTAAATTTAAAGAAAGAAAGTTGACCGAGAATGATATTTTGTTATTAACGCCTGCTTTTAGGATTTTTGTAGATAATATGTTATGGAGGCTGCAGGAACTAAAAGAATATTTTATGATTATGCAAAAGAGATTTAAAGAATATGATTCACGACTATTTTTAATACCTAATCTTAGTCAGTGGAACATTTTATTTAATTACACAGAAAATACTGATGAAATTTCGTTTGGAGATTTATGGGATACGGCATATAGAGGATTAGATCCTTATGAAATAAAAGATTTTGTTGATATTTGTACATTTACAACTGTTCCAGTTGATCCTGTTGGTGAGACAGAACCTTACGTTGTATCTTGCCAAGCTAATATGATAAGGTGTATGAATGAGAATCGCGATTTTATAGTGGGGTTGTTTATTGGCCGTTATATATACAATGATATATATCGATATATTACACCAGCAGAGATGATAGGGAGCATTGTAGGGAGTGGTGCAAAAGGTTATTTTGTGTATGGGTATTGTGGTTTGGATGATGGAGGCTTGCTTCATAAAATGGGCGAAAACATTAAAGCTTCTATTAAAGTGGGTAATCAATGGGCAGCAGAGGTTATACCTCGTCTTAAAAATAGGGTTAAAAGTCAAGTTGCTATATTGTATCCTTCGGCAATGGCTTTATTAGAGCCTTTGAGTATAGAAAACAATAAAGAAAGACGAATGGATTTTTTGGGATGGTATAAATCTCTGTGTGATGCAGGATATATGGTGGATATTATTCATTTGAATCAAATTGAAAAAGGAGCACTTGATAATTATAAGATTTTAATTTTACCTGCGAATATATGCTATAAAGCTGATAGAAGAGCTTTAGCAGAGGAAAAGATAAGAGAGTGGGTAGAGAGAGGAGGTATTATAATTCATGGACCTCACGACATGTTAGTAGAGTGTATTTTTGGATTTAAAGGTAAGCCTCATACCAAGGACTGTGTAATTTATAAAGAAGGAATAGTCCCTGTGAGCATAAGATACAAATATTTTGAGGGAGAAGAAATAATAGCTGCTTATGATTCTGATCGCAAGGGGTGTATTGTTAGAAATAGATTTGGGGAAGGATTTATATATTCATTTGGATTTGACTATGGATATTCATATATTTCAAAGAAGATATTAGGAATACCAAGAGAAAAAGGAAACAGAGAATTTTATCCAGTTCCTTATGTATCTGATGACCCGTTTAAAAGGATTGTTTCTTTTCATCTTAAACCAGCAAGTGAATCTGTTACTGGAAAGGATATTGAATGTTGTTTATTTGAAAATGGAATTGTTATAATTAATCATTCAAACTTTCCTCTCAATGTTTCACCTTTTGAAGGTCAAAAAATATTTCAGATTAAAGTTAATGATGATGTATTAATACCTCATTCTGCAGTGTGTATAATTACACACTAA
- a CDS encoding carbohydrate ABC transporter permease, with amino-acid sequence MRFRSKSDIMLEVISYVFMGLFSIFCLIPFILVIINSIVPEADLAANGFTLIPKRISFDAYKIVFKGNVVLNAYKVTIFVTVVGTVLSMIVTSLMAYPLSVKNLKYRNYIAMYVYITMLFSGGLVPSYILITRYLHLDNTIWVYIIPSLINPWNLFVLRNFFGTIPDSLAESARIDGASEVYILWKIILPLSKPAIATLSLFYALGYWNEWFKCVLYITDQKLYTLQYLIMAIMRDIQMLTQYAQEMNMPVNYILPQQTVRMATTVVTIGPIIFLYPFLQKYFIKGLVIGAVKG; translated from the coding sequence ATGAGATTCAGAAGTAAAAGTGATATTATGTTAGAAGTGATATCATACGTTTTTATGGGTCTTTTTTCAATATTTTGTTTGATTCCTTTTATTTTAGTTATAATAAATTCTATTGTTCCCGAGGCAGACTTGGCTGCCAATGGATTCACATTGATCCCAAAAAGAATATCATTTGACGCATACAAGATAGTTTTTAAGGGGAATGTAGTATTAAATGCGTATAAAGTGACAATTTTCGTAACTGTTGTAGGAACTGTTTTGAGTATGATTGTTACTTCTTTAATGGCTTATCCTTTGTCTGTAAAAAATTTGAAGTATAGAAATTATATTGCAATGTATGTATATATTACTATGTTGTTCAGCGGGGGATTAGTTCCTAGCTATATTCTTATCACGCGATATTTGCATTTAGATAACACCATATGGGTATATATTATCCCTTCATTGATAAATCCGTGGAATTTGTTTGTTTTGAGAAATTTCTTTGGAACTATTCCTGATTCATTAGCAGAATCAGCAAGGATAGATGGAGCAAGTGAAGTTTATATTTTGTGGAAGATCATATTGCCTTTATCAAAACCAGCTATTGCTACGTTATCTCTCTTTTATGCATTGGGTTACTGGAATGAATGGTTTAAATGTGTTTTGTACATCACAGATCAAAAGTTGTATACTTTGCAATACCTGATAATGGCAATAATGCGTGATATCCAAATGTTAACACAATACGCCCAGGAAATGAATATGCCAGTAAATTATATCCTACCTCAACAAACTGTTAGAATGGCAACAACTGTTGTTACTATAGGACCAATCATATTTCTTTATCCTTTCTTACAAAAATACTTTATAAAAGGACTTGTAATTGGAGCAGTTAAAGGATAA
- a CDS encoding S-layer homology domain-containing protein, whose protein sequence is MGRRLTTKKYLRRFIALLTMLFFFLFSIVPFQNLFIKSTVVKASQGGIGSGEIFEYGFETSDPNIWYLKTSTTDAVYYSGEYDDTFSHSGARSLKFSSTATAYNSGNIWIQNMPDGGQPSLSVKENTTYRISFYYFAKDFFRFEPRSWFYEGGYIYVSAYNGSTIISGSEKRFSIPYNTSQPITTPDWQKFSITYTTPTGANKMRINLGFRNTTGTVWYDDLRVVPLGLSTKSLNVTTTVGNAPLLPATIEAVYADAYDDYTVTANVYWPDIDPTLYSQVGQFSITGVAKWQDSVCNVTANIKVINPVTTTFEAPEYVDYGKEFEVSVGVYGDENVVEEEITLKYDRTVLQHVYTQCVEANWNVVNTNTYDDPSSSASYLHVKVQTNNPDNSIKQGTIIKIKFLPKIWEKSTLIELVDNQVTLLTGENIKSTTAIKEIVIKGIGDNGAESLMYKYGFEENDPPIWYKYTSGNTTGYSQGYDSEFVHSGNRAWKFSGTNTTKNDGNIRIVNFMSGSTPAYKVEPNKTYRISFWYYTRGYNKFNTSATAEGAYIYLRSYNGTTGLGSDTRYSIPNVANTNGWQKFTVTYTTLANANRLSITLGFRAAYGEVWVDDLVVSPVELTVVPIEITTKVGVKPELPAVAAAVYNEEIVYAKIRWDDIPPELYTSEGEFIVNGVATYGQAQKQVTATVKVIGAPVVTTISPQYVSANQDFEVYVGVYSDQHKIKAEDITIRYDKNLFRYKSATCAKEGWNITLNSVYEDVYYGYVEVTVNTDDQSKYVSDDSLIKVAFSSIVNNKSGIIAVVKGNVTTADNLKLQAKLTREVITIGQYKTNALDIIRFGDYDSEKAHQFEEKLSVAGVDEVAEPETKVSDGRLTGGGLGHGFTYRYLKPSPEGKVLDAKLEFTLKADPTKQNYLTIRVNGNQQNRGNLLLLGPNGDTTILNPKAGTEFEELDGGYYIQGPTYPGIYYYDTYIIPRELVHPDGYVRLCIMSTGIFDSYGTGTYRSQTENSKFIYSAATHTDPFYIPEDLFTGEKVRGKPASSSVYSNVYDLLYEEGKEFLEMIMSWQLYGPKFEVFKSVYNDFLEGAVVTYTPVESLKNFSGTREVWAKQVTQNALNYQNWSPLMSAEIFANAFMNPIWPEYYQNEELLDRIIKFYDFLAKAQDRNGGWCVPTSGANAYAWIGADLNGSGERGVGESWPLMTLGSDSMNLTFIRLYNYIMNGTNEALKQRFIKYLDEKVDNDLTGKYDKTRRQSYIEMFARLRDYLANPIKGDYYDPTVRAGTANQDFGFAYFANKAVKLLFDSMKYSTVDTPENIPEKYHPKDDEPYIRQMKYKFGEMVDGQKWLSDQGLGLEGGASHGGWAGEYGWLIIEQLNKYAEAAEGDEKIEEYINEITCKAFEAASYFLKPAVNANGENILITEMFIGSRNTGNGQKVEYPITPSAGYVAFKLNCSVAQRAFFKYIEDQRGYTDTFRSEIYNDKTPHVYTRILELQELIKYYKYAEQLKQQLENQGKMVYYPMEDGHPDFAWADTDGQVVVFKNKGDMAYIVFNYRRSDWKYNQHVRIHFTTDSVERLATVVGTTKGGTYSWIDSTTHPEGKSYTHIRFDGYSEIRFGKYLIGMNQSKDDPTVGQYGKVYFMNTRGIRKARDLISGKVYQSTNGEDIQIQVQPQQTVVLEILEERPVNIVGVKYRAGDKLLGYENIPAEPGQQVTVFAKNFDGYKLVDQQTKTITVAANDEENIVEFRYSENMQPVFNTGGLTGTERQWKVVNINGATGSVQFDNTGQPVSITSTGIYNNPFALTYAYKELTGDFEIKVRLSGFTRTVTDWDYFAIMVTDSLDITNANFVQLRHYSNNNNILLVSHSCTEGTNTTKYWAPDMNNKTVPIYFKLIKKGNTIKYCYSLDEEKTYLETSKPSIQFKMGSTLYVGVAMIASQAVENTAFISNVQISTDDLVYAPFIVNQQIKIDLGVSDPEGDEIEYNVFGLPNDATFDPATKTITWTPTKAGDYMIKAIAKDPYHNSIVEKIKRIVVGADMSDNNISIPSILDTEVNEGDTITFDASIQGATVRIGGNYPQTARVNGGQFTWTTQKGEAGIYHAIITYDFGNYIVTRIVKITVNKVEEEGIDYSRDWVVTLADTAPKSITVGEKLEYKVETLVPVDGFGVNVLARDLPKGATYNNRVLTWLPGEDVATGIYQVLFDIIQPGGKKTTVPLTIYVSNPKMPSTTIPSGGETIPTTGITTLPTGNQSTSVPTSEQQQTSQSTKQAPTTPEKPNNAITINVDKDTKITVSNVEIFIPRGTIKGDNTYVVVQPVTVSDTKIISKDRNVISAYEMTVNGTINGALTVKINIDKNKVKDTEVLEAYVIDKNNRLEKVNTKATIGETVGVRLDIAENYGKIIVTSTPITNVFKDVKNSWAQKEIAKAVNLGIVNGYPDATFRPKGNMTRAEVAVVIARALNLKPTNTTKIEFADKGSIPQWAQDAVRVCAENGIIKGISKEGQVMFNADKPITRLEFAVIVARVLKLSLKEIGKGEIVFTDKANIPAWAQEDIGIAVKYRIIRGYQDNTFRATNIITREEAVTILSRLLDVLSSTK, encoded by the coding sequence ATGGGGAGAAGATTAACAACAAAGAAGTACTTGAGAAGGTTTATTGCGTTATTAACAATGTTATTCTTCTTCTTATTTTCAATTGTTCCGTTTCAAAATCTGTTCATAAAGAGTACAGTTGTTAAGGCTTCCCAAGGTGGAATAGGTTCTGGGGAAATTTTTGAATATGGTTTTGAAACTTCAGACCCTAATATATGGTATCTAAAAACTTCTACTACTGATGCGGTATATTATTCTGGCGAATACGATGATACTTTTTCTCACAGTGGTGCACGTTCATTGAAGTTTTCCAGTACAGCAACAGCATACAATAGCGGTAATATATGGATACAAAACATGCCAGATGGAGGTCAACCTTCTCTTTCTGTAAAAGAAAACACAACATATAGGATAAGTTTTTACTATTTTGCAAAAGATTTTTTTAGATTTGAACCAAGAAGTTGGTTTTATGAAGGTGGCTATATATATGTAAGTGCTTACAATGGTTCAACAATAATAAGTGGCAGTGAAAAAAGATTTAGTATCCCATATAACACAAGTCAACCCATCACGACTCCCGATTGGCAGAAATTCTCGATAACATATACTACACCAACAGGTGCAAATAAAATGAGAATAAACTTAGGTTTCAGGAATACCACAGGTACAGTATGGTACGATGATTTGAGAGTAGTACCATTAGGATTATCGACTAAGTCCCTCAATGTAACCACTACTGTGGGCAATGCCCCACTTTTACCGGCAACTATAGAGGCTGTTTACGCTGATGCATATGATGATTACACGGTGACTGCTAACGTTTATTGGCCAGACATTGATCCAACCTTGTATTCTCAGGTAGGACAATTTAGCATTACTGGAGTTGCGAAGTGGCAGGACAGTGTATGCAATGTAACAGCGAATATAAAAGTAATTAATCCTGTGACAACCACATTTGAAGCACCAGAGTATGTAGATTATGGCAAGGAATTTGAAGTTTCAGTAGGAGTATATGGAGATGAAAATGTAGTGGAAGAAGAGATAACATTAAAATATGATAGAACAGTGCTACAACATGTGTATACACAATGTGTAGAGGCTAATTGGAACGTCGTAAATACAAATACTTACGATGATCCTTCATCTAGTGCAAGTTACTTACATGTTAAAGTTCAAACGAACAATCCTGATAATTCAATAAAGCAAGGAACGATTATTAAGATAAAATTCTTACCTAAAATATGGGAAAAGAGTACATTAATTGAGTTAGTGGATAATCAGGTAACATTATTAACGGGAGAAAATATCAAATCTACAACAGCTATAAAAGAAATTGTCATTAAGGGCATTGGAGATAATGGTGCAGAATCATTGATGTACAAATATGGATTTGAAGAGAATGATCCACCAATATGGTATAAATATACAAGTGGTAATACAACAGGGTATTCTCAAGGCTATGATAGTGAATTTGTCCATAGTGGAAATCGTGCATGGAAATTTTCTGGTACAAATACAACAAAAAATGATGGGAATATTAGAATTGTAAACTTTATGAGCGGAAGTACGCCGGCTTATAAAGTAGAACCAAATAAAACATATAGGATAAGTTTTTGGTACTATACGCGTGGTTATAACAAATTTAATACTTCTGCAACAGCAGAAGGAGCATACATTTATCTTCGTTCATACAATGGGACTACAGGACTGGGAAGTGATACGAGATATAGTATCCCAAACGTAGCTAATACCAATGGTTGGCAGAAGTTTACAGTAACTTACACTACCTTAGCTAACGCTAACAGATTAAGCATAACTTTAGGTTTCAGAGCTGCATATGGGGAAGTTTGGGTGGATGATTTGGTTGTATCGCCTGTTGAATTGACAGTTGTTCCTATTGAAATAACAACTAAAGTAGGAGTAAAACCTGAGCTGCCGGCAGTGGCTGCAGCTGTGTATAATGAAGAGATTGTGTATGCAAAAATTAGGTGGGATGATATTCCACCAGAGTTATACACAAGCGAAGGTGAGTTTATTGTAAATGGTGTAGCCACCTATGGACAGGCTCAAAAGCAGGTGACAGCGACTGTAAAAGTGATAGGTGCACCAGTTGTTACAACCATTTCACCGCAATATGTAAGTGCAAATCAAGATTTCGAAGTATACGTGGGTGTTTATAGTGATCAGCATAAGATTAAAGCAGAGGATATTACTATTCGTTATGATAAGAATCTTTTTAGATATAAGAGTGCAACCTGTGCAAAAGAAGGATGGAATATTACCCTAAACAGTGTATATGAAGATGTATATTATGGTTATGTTGAAGTCACTGTAAATACTGATGATCAGAGTAAGTATGTAAGTGATGACAGTTTGATAAAAGTTGCATTTAGTTCAATTGTAAACAATAAATCAGGAATAATTGCAGTAGTAAAGGGAAATGTTACAACCGCAGATAATCTCAAATTACAAGCAAAACTTACTCGTGAAGTTATTACTATTGGACAGTACAAGACTAATGCATTAGATATAATTAGATTTGGTGACTATGATTCAGAAAAAGCCCATCAATTTGAAGAAAAACTAAGTGTAGCAGGTGTTGATGAGGTTGCTGAACCTGAAACTAAAGTCAGTGACGGTAGGCTAACAGGTGGGGGATTAGGGCATGGGTTTACCTATAGGTATCTGAAACCCTCACCAGAGGGTAAAGTTCTTGATGCGAAATTAGAATTTACACTTAAAGCTGACCCCACAAAGCAAAATTATTTGACAATTAGAGTAAATGGAAATCAGCAAAATAGGGGTAACTTACTTTTGCTTGGACCAAACGGTGATACTACAATTTTAAATCCAAAGGCAGGGACTGAATTTGAAGAATTAGATGGTGGCTATTATATACAAGGTCCTACCTATCCAGGAATATATTACTATGACACCTATATTATTCCAAGAGAACTCGTTCATCCAGATGGGTATGTTCGCTTATGCATAATGAGTACAGGTATATTTGATTCATATGGGACAGGCACATATAGAAGCCAGACAGAAAATAGTAAATTCATATATTCAGCTGCTACACATACTGATCCGTTCTACATTCCTGAAGATCTGTTTACAGGGGAAAAAGTAAGAGGGAAACCTGCATCCTCTTCAGTTTATTCTAATGTTTACGATTTGCTCTATGAAGAGGGAAAAGAATTTCTTGAAATGATAATGTCGTGGCAGTTATATGGTCCTAAATTTGAGGTCTTCAAGTCAGTATATAATGATTTCTTAGAAGGTGCCGTTGTTACCTATACACCAGTAGAGAGTTTGAAAAATTTCAGCGGAACACGAGAGGTATGGGCAAAGCAGGTTACACAAAATGCATTGAATTACCAGAATTGGTCACCTCTTATGTCGGCAGAAATATTCGCTAATGCGTTTATGAATCCAATATGGCCTGAATATTATCAAAATGAGGAGTTGTTAGACAGAATAATAAAGTTTTACGATTTCTTAGCAAAAGCTCAAGATAGAAATGGTGGATGGTGTGTACCGACAAGCGGGGCAAATGCATATGCATGGATAGGAGCAGACTTGAATGGTAGTGGTGAGCGTGGAGTTGGTGAGAGCTGGCCTCTGATGACATTAGGTTCTGATTCTATGAACTTAACATTTATAAGACTTTACAATTATATAATGAATGGTACCAATGAAGCTTTAAAACAGCGCTTTATAAAATACTTAGATGAAAAAGTAGACAACGATTTGACAGGTAAATATGACAAGACACGACGACAATCTTATATTGAGATGTTTGCAAGATTGAGAGATTACTTAGCAAATCCAATAAAAGGAGATTACTACGATCCTACGGTTAGAGCAGGTACAGCAAATCAAGATTTTGGTTTTGCATACTTTGCAAACAAAGCTGTAAAACTTCTTTTTGACAGTATGAAGTACAGTACAGTTGATACGCCAGAAAATATACCAGAAAAATATCATCCAAAAGATGATGAGCCATATATTCGTCAGATGAAATATAAATTTGGTGAAATGGTTGATGGCCAGAAATGGCTCTCAGACCAAGGTTTGGGTTTAGAAGGCGGTGCAAGTCATGGTGGTTGGGCAGGAGAATATGGGTGGTTAATTATAGAACAACTTAACAAATATGCTGAGGCTGCTGAAGGTGACGAAAAAATAGAAGAGTATATAAATGAGATAACTTGTAAGGCATTTGAAGCAGCAAGTTATTTCCTTAAGCCAGCTGTAAATGCAAATGGTGAAAATATTCTAATTACAGAAATGTTTATTGGTTCAAGAAATACTGGAAACGGACAAAAAGTTGAATATCCAATTACTCCGTCAGCAGGATATGTTGCTTTTAAACTTAACTGTTCTGTGGCCCAGAGGGCATTCTTCAAATATATAGAGGATCAGAGAGGATATACAGATACATTTAGGAGTGAAATTTACAATGACAAAACCCCACATGTATACACCAGAATTTTAGAACTACAGGAGCTTATAAAGTATTACAAATATGCCGAACAATTGAAACAACAATTGGAAAATCAAGGGAAAATGGTTTATTACCCGATGGAAGATGGGCATCCAGATTTTGCGTGGGCTGATACTGATGGTCAAGTAGTTGTATTTAAGAACAAAGGTGATATGGCATATATCGTTTTCAACTATCGAAGATCCGATTGGAAATACAATCAGCATGTAAGAATTCACTTTACTACTGATTCAGTTGAAAGATTAGCAACTGTTGTAGGAACTACTAAAGGTGGAACTTATAGTTGGATCGATTCCACTACACACCCCGAAGGGAAAAGCTATACTCATATCCGTTTTGACGGTTATTCAGAAATAAGATTTGGTAAATACTTAATCGGTATGAATCAGTCTAAAGATGATCCAACAGTCGGACAGTATGGCAAGGTATACTTTATGAATACACGGGGAATTAGGAAAGCAAGAGATTTAATTAGTGGTAAAGTTTATCAATCCACCAATGGGGAAGACATTCAAATTCAGGTTCAGCCGCAACAGACAGTTGTATTAGAAATACTTGAAGAGAGACCTGTCAATATAGTAGGTGTTAAATACAGAGCAGGTGATAAATTGTTAGGCTATGAGAATATTCCTGCAGAACCTGGACAACAAGTTACAGTATTTGCTAAGAATTTCGATGGCTACAAATTAGTTGATCAACAAACAAAAACAATTACTGTTGCAGCTAATGATGAGGAAAACATTGTTGAATTTAGGTATTCAGAAAATATGCAACCTGTATTCAATACAGGTGGTTTAACTGGCACTGAAAGACAATGGAAGGTTGTTAACATTAATGGTGCAACAGGCAGTGTACAATTTGATAATACAGGTCAGCCGGTTTCAATAACCTCTACAGGTATATATAACAATCCATTTGCACTTACTTATGCATATAAGGAGTTAACGGGAGACTTTGAGATAAAAGTTAGGTTAAGTGGATTTACTCGTACCGTAACAGACTGGGATTACTTCGCTATTATGGTGACAGACTCTTTAGATATTACCAACGCAAACTTTGTCCAGCTGAGGCATTATTCTAATAACAATAACATTCTTTTGGTAAGTCATTCTTGCACTGAAGGTACTAACACCACAAAATACTGGGCACCTGATATGAACAACAAAACTGTACCAATATATTTTAAACTTATAAAGAAAGGCAATACTATAAAATATTGCTATTCACTTGACGAAGAGAAAACATACCTTGAAACCTCTAAACCTTCTATCCAGTTTAAGATGGGTAGTACATTGTATGTAGGTGTTGCAATGATAGCATCACAAGCTGTAGAAAATACAGCTTTTATCTCAAATGTTCAGATATCCACAGATGATTTAGTATACGCTCCATTTATAGTGAATCAGCAAATTAAAATTGACTTAGGGGTGTCAGACCCTGAAGGGGACGAGATAGAGTATAATGTTTTTGGTTTACCAAATGATGCTACATTTGACCCGGCAACAAAAACAATAACATGGACTCCAACTAAAGCTGGCGATTATATGATAAAAGCGATAGCAAAGGATCCATATCATAACTCAATAGTGGAAAAAATCAAAAGAATAGTTGTTGGGGCAGATATGTCAGATAATAATATTTCAATTCCATCGATACTGGATACAGAAGTAAATGAAGGAGACACTATAACATTTGACGCATCAATTCAAGGTGCAACTGTAAGGATAGGCGGTAATTATCCTCAAACAGCAAGGGTAAATGGTGGACAGTTTACTTGGACGACCCAAAAAGGTGAAGCAGGAATTTATCATGCAATAATAACATATGACTTTGGAAATTACATCGTAACACGCATTGTAAAGATTACAGTAAACAAAGTAGAGGAAGAGGGCATTGATTATTCAAGAGACTGGGTAGTAACCTTGGCAGATACTGCACCAAAATCGATTACTGTAGGAGAAAAATTGGAATACAAAGTTGAAACGTTGGTGCCGGTGGATGGTTTTGGAGTAAATGTATTAGCAAGGGACTTGCCCAAGGGTGCAACTTATAACAATAGAGTACTAACATGGTTACCAGGTGAAGACGTAGCAACAGGTATATATCAAGTTCTATTTGATATTATTCAGCCAGGTGGTAAAAAGACGACTGTCCCGCTGACAATATATGTTTCTAATCCAAAAATGCCATCGACCACGATACCGTCAGGCGGTGAAACTATTCCAACTACTGGTATAACTACTTTACCTACAGGTAATCAATCTACATCTGTACCTACAAGTGAACAACAACAAACATCACAGTCAACTAAGCAAGCACCAACTACACCAGAAAAGCCTAATAATGCAATAACCATAAATGTTGATAAGGATACAAAAATTACAGTATCAAATGTAGAAATCTTCATACCAAGAGGGACAATCAAAGGTGACAATACTTATGTAGTAGTCCAACCTGTCACTGTGAGTGATACAAAGATTATAAGTAAGGATAGGAATGTTATTAGCGCATATGAAATGACTGTTAATGGAACCATCAATGGAGCTCTCACTGTCAAGATTAATATAGACAAGAACAAAGTAAAAGACACAGAGGTTTTAGAAGCATATGTGATAGATAAGAACAACAGATTAGAGAAAGTAAATACTAAAGCTACTATTGGTGAAACGGTTGGGGTACGCCTCGACATTGCTGAGAATTATGGAAAGATTATAGTTACATCTACACCTATAACTAACGTATTTAAAGATGTAAAGAACAGTTGGGCGCAGAAGGAAATTGCAAAAGCTGTGAATCTTGGAATTGTCAATGGATATCCAGATGCAACATTTAGACCAAAAGGTAATATGACAAGAGCAGAAGTAGCTGTAGTTATTGCACGTGCACTTAATTTGAAGCCAACTAATACCACAAAGATAGAATTCGCAGATAAGGGAAGCATACCACAATGGGCACAGGATGCAGTTAGAGTATGTGCAGAGAATGGAATCATTAAAGGAATTTCTAAAGAGGGGCAAGTAATGTTCAATGCGGACAAACCTATAACAAGATTAGAGTTCGCAGTAATAGTGGCAAGGGTATTAAAGCTCAGTTTGAAAGAAATAGGGAAGGGCGAAATAGTTTTTACTGACAAGGCAAACATTCCTGCATGGGCACAAGAAGACATTGGTATTGCTGTAAAATACAGGATTATTAGAGGTTATCAGGATAATACATTCAGGGCAACCAACATAATAACCCGAGAAGAAGCGGTGACTATACTTTCTCGACTACTTGATGTTCTTTCAAGTACAAAATAA